The following coding sequences lie in one Halobacteria archaeon AArc-dxtr1 genomic window:
- a CDS encoding PH domain-containing protein, with amino-acid sequence MSPPTEPNHATDRTNVVWESRPHPVTMGAWLPIGLGLVLLGLLIVGWSSTDGGVFLTIGMGVVLVGLVMTLTRYLVWTNTRYVITDDELYKEKGIVSRNVTQFRLDRIQNTSLQQGAIGRLLGYGELTVFTAGSGDPELTLERIPRPQDANSVLNQQLEGGPVI; translated from the coding sequence ATGAGTCCCCCCACGGAACCGAATCACGCCACCGACCGCACGAACGTCGTCTGGGAGAGTCGTCCCCACCCGGTGACGATGGGGGCCTGGCTCCCAATCGGGCTCGGGCTCGTGTTACTCGGGCTGCTCATCGTCGGCTGGAGTTCGACCGACGGGGGCGTCTTCCTGACGATCGGAATGGGTGTGGTGCTAGTGGGGCTCGTGATGACGCTGACGCGGTATCTCGTCTGGACGAACACGCGGTACGTGATCACTGACGACGAGCTGTACAAGGAGAAAGGTATCGTCTCGCGCAACGTCACGCAGTTTCGCCTCGATCGCATCCAAAACACGAGCCTGCAACAGGGTGCGATCGGTCGACTCCTCGGCTACGGCGAGCTCACCGTGTTCACTGCCGGATCGGGAGATCCGGAGCTGACCCTCGAACGGATTCCACGGCCACAGGATGCCAACAGCGTTCTGAACCAGCAACTCGAGGGTGGCCCAGTCATCTAA
- the katG gene encoding catalase/peroxidase HPI produces the protein MTTSNRDWWPNRLNVSLLDQNVPTSDPMDEDFDYAEAFESLDFDEVKADIEDVMTTSQDWWPADYGHYGPLFIRMAWHSAGTYRTSDGRGGASGGRQRFAPLNSWPDNANLDKARRLLWPVKQKYGRSLSWADLIVLAGNVALESMGFETFGFAGGREDDYKPDEAVDWGPENEWEGSDRFTEEGALEGTLAATVMGLIYVNPEGPDGEPDPEKSAERIRESFGLMAMNDEETAALIAGGHTFGKVHGADDPDEHVGPEPEAAPIDQQGLGWESEHGSGKGADTITSGIEGPWNTTPTQWDTSYIDNLLDYNWWPEKGPGGAWQWTTQNGELDEAAPGAEDPAEKEDVMMLTTDVALKRDPDYREILERFQENPRAFQQAFAKAWYKLIHRDMGPSQRFLGPEVPEEEMLWQDPIPDADYELIGEEEIDELKEEILASDLSISQLVKTAWAAASTYRDSDKRGGANGARIRLEPQRSWEVNEPDQLESVLSTYEAIQEEFNGSRSDDVRVSLADLIVLGGNAAVEQAAAEAGHDVEVPFEPGRTDASQAQTDVESFEALKPEADGFRNYLSDEADRSQEELLVDKADLLDLTPPEMTVLVGGLRALNVTYQDSELGVLTDRPETLTNDFFATLLDMDYEWEASDSSQDIMGWEATTDSEEGEVFDIRNRETGEVEWTATRADLIFGSNARLRAIADVYASEDAEEKFVSDFVDTWSKVMQLDRFDLE, from the coding sequence ATGACTACGTCAAACCGAGACTGGTGGCCAAACCGGTTGAACGTTTCTCTCCTGGATCAGAACGTCCCCACGTCCGATCCGATGGACGAGGACTTTGACTACGCCGAGGCGTTCGAGAGCCTCGATTTCGATGAAGTAAAGGCGGACATCGAGGACGTCATGACGACGTCCCAGGACTGGTGGCCCGCCGACTACGGCCACTACGGACCGCTGTTTATCCGGATGGCGTGGCACAGCGCCGGCACGTACCGTACCAGCGACGGACGCGGTGGCGCCTCCGGCGGCCGACAGCGCTTTGCCCCCCTCAACAGCTGGCCGGACAACGCGAACCTCGACAAGGCGCGCCGACTTCTCTGGCCCGTCAAGCAAAAGTACGGCCGCAGTCTCTCGTGGGCCGACCTCATCGTCCTGGCCGGAAACGTCGCTCTCGAGTCGATGGGCTTCGAGACGTTCGGCTTCGCCGGCGGGCGCGAGGACGACTACAAACCAGATGAGGCCGTCGACTGGGGTCCCGAAAACGAGTGGGAGGGGTCCGATCGGTTCACCGAAGAGGGTGCACTCGAAGGAACGCTCGCCGCCACGGTCATGGGCCTCATTTACGTGAATCCCGAAGGTCCCGACGGCGAGCCGGATCCAGAGAAATCGGCAGAACGGATCCGCGAGTCGTTCGGCCTGATGGCAATGAACGACGAGGAGACGGCCGCGCTCATCGCTGGCGGACACACGTTTGGGAAGGTCCACGGTGCCGACGACCCTGACGAACACGTCGGCCCAGAGCCCGAAGCTGCCCCGATCGATCAGCAGGGGCTGGGCTGGGAGAGCGAGCACGGTTCCGGAAAGGGAGCCGACACGATCACCAGCGGGATCGAGGGTCCGTGGAACACGACGCCAACCCAGTGGGATACGAGCTACATCGACAACCTGCTCGACTACAACTGGTGGCCCGAGAAGGGGCCCGGCGGTGCCTGGCAGTGGACCACGCAGAACGGCGAACTCGACGAGGCCGCTCCGGGCGCCGAGGACCCGGCGGAGAAAGAGGACGTCATGATGCTGACGACGGACGTCGCACTCAAACGCGATCCCGACTACCGGGAGATCTTAGAGCGCTTCCAGGAGAACCCCAGGGCGTTCCAGCAGGCGTTCGCGAAGGCCTGGTACAAGCTGATCCACCGCGACATGGGCCCCTCGCAGCGCTTCCTCGGTCCCGAGGTTCCCGAGGAGGAGATGCTGTGGCAAGATCCCATCCCCGACGCCGACTACGAGCTGATCGGTGAGGAGGAGATCGACGAACTCAAAGAGGAGATCCTCGCCTCCGACCTCTCGATCTCCCAGCTCGTCAAGACCGCCTGGGCGGCCGCGTCGACCTACCGCGACAGCGACAAGCGCGGCGGCGCCAACGGCGCCCGCATCCGTCTCGAGCCCCAGAGGAGCTGGGAGGTCAACGAGCCCGACCAGCTCGAGTCAGTGCTGTCGACGTACGAGGCGATCCAGGAGGAGTTCAACGGGTCGCGCTCCGACGACGTCCGTGTCTCGCTCGCTGACCTGATCGTGCTGGGCGGCAACGCGGCCGTCGAGCAGGCAGCGGCCGAGGCTGGCCACGACGTCGAGGTGCCGTTCGAGCCCGGTCGTACCGACGCCTCGCAGGCACAGACTGACGTCGAATCTTTCGAGGCACTCAAGCCGGAGGCCGACGGCTTCCGCAACTACCTCTCTGACGAAGCCGACCGCTCCCAGGAGGAGCTACTCGTCGACAAGGCCGACTTACTCGACCTGACGCCACCCGAGATGACGGTGCTGGTCGGCGGCCTGCGCGCGCTGAACGTGACCTACCAAGACTCCGAACTCGGTGTCCTCACCGATCGACCGGAGACACTGACCAACGACTTCTTCGCAACTCTGCTCGATATGGACTACGAGTGGGAGGCTTCCGACAGCTCCCAGGACATCATGGGCTGGGAAGCGACCACGGATTCCGAAGAGGGCGAAGTCTTCGATATCCGCAACCGCGAGACGGGAGAGGTCGAGTGGACCGCAACCCGCGCGGACCTCATCTTCGGGTCGAACGCCCGGCTCCGTGCGATCGCGGACGTCTACGCGTCCGAGGACGCAGAAGAGAAGTTCGTCAGTGATTTCGTCGACACGTGGAGCAAGGTTATGCAGCTCGATCGCTTCGATCTCGAGTAA
- a CDS encoding helix-turn-helix domain-containing protein, producing MVRNPITSERTPPAEEICAALDDPDCREIIRRLDEPQTASELTDRCDIPQSTLYRKLEVLTGATLLEESTEIRRDGHHASKYSVAFEEITLVLEDDRTLSVKIERPARTADERLAELWSEVRKET from the coding sequence ATGGTGCGGAACCCGATCACTTCGGAGCGGACACCGCCGGCCGAAGAGATCTGCGCAGCACTCGACGATCCCGACTGTCGAGAGATCATCCGCCGGCTAGACGAGCCACAGACAGCGTCCGAGTTAACCGATCGCTGTGATATTCCGCAGTCGACGCTGTACCGGAAACTCGAGGTTCTCACCGGTGCAACCCTGCTAGAGGAGTCTACCGAAATCAGACGGGATGGACACCACGCCAGCAAGTACTCGGTCGCGTTCGAAGAGATTACGCTCGTCTTGGAAGACGACCGAACACTCTCGGTCAAAATCGAACGTCCCGCCCGGACGGCCGACGAACGGCTCGCAGAGCTGTGGTCGGAAGTACGAAAGGAGACGTGA
- a CDS encoding glycine zipper 2TM domain-containing protein, whose protein sequence is MGTRIRRMVSRARYAAIGAAVGAAVGGLVSRNAASTGGAIGGLIGAIAGETRVDAGTLFDDVKERANERRGESE, encoded by the coding sequence ATGGGAACTCGAATACGTCGAATGGTAAGTCGTGCGCGGTACGCAGCGATCGGGGCGGCAGTCGGTGCCGCCGTCGGTGGGCTCGTGAGTCGAAACGCCGCTAGCACCGGCGGCGCGATCGGCGGTCTAATCGGTGCGATCGCTGGCGAAACACGGGTCGATGCCGGCACCCTCTTCGATGACGTCAAAGAACGGGCAAACGAACGTCGCGGCGAATCAGAGTGA
- a CDS encoding multicopper oxidase domain-containing protein, producing MPNSTRVTELERRTVLATAGAGLLGTVAGCLSSISGDGADDDDLNGDGADDGESSSNGDDAPLTDYAYTEPPQIVDLAEQGYASTLRTVPARHELVSADAQGGPLELPEVWAWQADDLAPSVPGPIYRMEEGETFELTYDNSEHDRPHTVHVHAVGKTWKDDGAPVTTREHVGAGETHTYELHGDVPGTHVYHCHYQTHNHLDMGMYGILRVDPEEYEPPDREYFFTLRDWDTRLHDREAGGDAEYNPTERSSNAYTLNGRSAPTTFHPEDGTPLVVSAGDTVHLHISNNGYESHPFHVHGHRFTVIEKDGSPVPEAAQHDEDVVNIGPAERYTLAFEADSDPGIYPAHCHKVHHVTNEGRYPGGMATAIVYEGAMETDEFAEIMDDAGYDG from the coding sequence ATGCCGAACTCGACTCGGGTTACCGAACTGGAGCGTCGAACCGTCCTTGCGACGGCGGGTGCGGGTCTTCTCGGTACCGTCGCCGGCTGTCTCTCTTCGATCTCCGGCGACGGTGCCGACGACGATGATTTGAATGGCGATGGCGCTGACGACGGGGAGTCCTCTTCGAACGGAGACGACGCCCCACTCACTGACTACGCCTACACCGAACCGCCCCAGATCGTTGACCTGGCCGAGCAGGGGTACGCGTCCACGCTTCGGACCGTCCCGGCTCGCCACGAACTCGTCTCGGCCGACGCGCAGGGCGGACCACTGGAGCTCCCCGAAGTGTGGGCGTGGCAGGCCGACGATCTGGCACCGTCTGTTCCCGGCCCCATCTACCGGATGGAGGAAGGCGAGACGTTCGAACTCACCTACGACAACTCGGAGCACGACAGACCCCACACCGTACACGTACACGCAGTCGGGAAGACCTGGAAGGACGATGGTGCACCTGTTACCACGCGCGAGCACGTGGGCGCGGGCGAAACGCACACATACGAACTCCACGGTGACGTTCCTGGAACCCACGTCTATCACTGCCATTACCAGACGCACAACCACCTCGACATGGGGATGTACGGCATCCTCCGCGTTGACCCCGAAGAGTACGAGCCGCCAGATCGGGAGTACTTCTTTACGCTGCGCGACTGGGACACCCGCCTCCACGACCGCGAGGCCGGTGGCGACGCCGAGTACAACCCAACTGAACGGTCCTCGAACGCCTACACACTAAACGGCCGCAGCGCTCCGACAACGTTCCACCCCGAGGATGGCACGCCGTTGGTCGTCTCTGCGGGAGACACTGTCCACCTCCACATTTCGAACAACGGCTACGAGTCTCACCCGTTCCACGTTCATGGCCACCGATTCACTGTCATCGAGAAAGACGGCAGTCCCGTTCCCGAAGCGGCCCAACACGACGAGGACGTCGTCAACATCGGGCCGGCAGAGCGCTACACCCTCGCGTTCGAAGCCGACTCGGATCCGGGAATCTATCCCGCACACTGTCACAAAGTCCACCACGTCACGAACGAGGGACGCTACCCCGGTGGGATGGCAACCGCAATCGTTTACGAAGGTGCGATGGAGACAGACGAGTTCGCAGAGATTATGGACGACGCGGGATACGACGGGTAG
- a CDS encoding HAD family phosphatase yields MAAVLFDMDGVIVDSEDYWVTYQREEILPRAVPDRDVDVAEISGRSYRDIYSYLDETYGVEMSLETFVDVFEETAREIYGEHVTLLDGLPALLDELQAADVPVALVSSSPHDWIDVVLDRFDLRHQFDEVVSGDEFDGPGKPAPDVFEHAAGRIGVPPADCITVEDSEHGVRSAADAGTTVVAYRIDAHDGVDLSAADVVVDTPQKLRESVLEHAA; encoded by the coding sequence ATGGCTGCCGTACTCTTCGACATGGACGGCGTGATCGTCGACTCGGAAGACTACTGGGTCACTTATCAACGTGAGGAGATTTTACCCCGCGCCGTCCCGGACCGCGATGTCGACGTCGCCGAGATTTCCGGGCGAAGCTACCGCGATATCTACTCGTATCTCGATGAAACGTACGGCGTCGAGATGTCTCTGGAGACGTTCGTCGACGTCTTCGAGGAGACCGCTCGCGAAATCTACGGCGAGCACGTCACGTTGCTCGATGGACTTCCTGCATTGCTCGATGAACTGCAGGCGGCTGACGTCCCCGTTGCGCTGGTTTCCTCCTCGCCCCACGACTGGATCGACGTCGTCCTCGACCGGTTCGATCTCCGACACCAGTTCGATGAGGTGGTTAGCGGCGACGAGTTTGACGGTCCCGGAAAACCGGCCCCGGACGTCTTCGAACACGCGGCCGGCCGGATTGGTGTTCCACCCGCTGACTGCATCACCGTCGAGGACTCCGAGCACGGCGTCCGGTCGGCTGCCGACGCCGGCACGACCGTCGTCGCCTACCGGATCGACGCCCACGATGGAGTCGACCTCTCGGCGGCGGACGTGGTTGTCGACACGCCCCAGAAACTCCGAGAATCGGTACTCGAGCACGCTGCGTGA
- a CDS encoding helix-turn-helix domain-containing protein, with amino-acid sequence MAIIAEFTVPANALPFESVLEAESDTQIELERIVPANGTAMPFFWAFGCPPEEITTAADEEPEIAEIRILATREEGALFEAKWTPQAEIVNAIKTLQPTIMDATADENGWWFQIRAANRDRLATFQRIFTDQAIPVELERIYEFSEEIERNRPLTPDQRETLVTAYEDGYFAEPREVTQQDLATQFDISSRAVSNRLRRATRNLVESALMQASKTDRSE; translated from the coding sequence ATGGCGATCATCGCGGAGTTTACGGTCCCCGCCAATGCGCTCCCCTTCGAGTCGGTTCTCGAAGCCGAGTCCGACACACAAATCGAACTCGAACGGATCGTCCCAGCCAACGGCACCGCCATGCCGTTCTTCTGGGCGTTCGGCTGCCCGCCGGAAGAGATCACCACAGCAGCCGACGAAGAGCCAGAGATTGCAGAGATTCGTATCCTCGCCACCCGAGAGGAGGGTGCGCTGTTCGAGGCGAAGTGGACGCCCCAGGCAGAGATCGTCAACGCGATTAAAACGCTCCAGCCGACGATTATGGACGCGACGGCGGACGAAAACGGCTGGTGGTTCCAGATTCGTGCGGCAAACAGGGATCGACTGGCGACCTTCCAGCGGATCTTCACCGACCAGGCGATTCCGGTCGAACTGGAGCGCATCTACGAGTTCTCGGAGGAAATCGAGCGAAATCGGCCGCTGACGCCGGACCAACGGGAGACGCTCGTTACGGCCTACGAGGACGGCTACTTCGCAGAACCGCGCGAGGTGACACAGCAAGATCTGGCTACGCAGTTCGATATTTCCTCGCGAGCCGTGTCGAATCGTCTCCGTCGCGCCACGCGAAACCTCGTCGAGTCGGCGCTGATGCAAGCGAGCAAGACGGATCGATCGGAGTGA
- a CDS encoding DEAD/DEAH box helicase — translation MEVAEVLPEFADAFAFEEFNRMQREALPALIEREGNVVASAPTASGKTALAELAICKALADGGTALFIAPLRALTNEKEADWDRFEELGYSVYVVTGERDLNPRRARRADILVMTPEKLDSATRKHDTRRYDFVTEIDVCVIDEVHLLDADRRGSVLEVTISRLRRLCEPRVVALSATMPNVSDVAAWLDADTETTFEFGDEYRPVDLNAGVKTYTHGENSFADKYRRLYRAIDLAEPHLREDGQALVFVASRQDTVQAAKKARDEIAERDVPMTARADFHDYDFHDEKEEVENATLRKSVTDGVAFHHAGLSKGDRDFVEKWFKQGAIELLFSTSTLAWGVNLPARCVVIRDTKLHDPLEGEVDMSPLDVLQMLGRAGRPGYDDVGYGWVVCDGTEADKYRRLLRDGKEIESRLAESLATHLNAEIAMGTITDLEDVMDWLETTFYYVRGQSKPEAYDFPNLRERVRDCLEGLVERGFVETGEDLSIEATPRGVLASKYYLRLETAAGFAALCDRVEATDEELETDAILRAIATAGEFDSVSARQAERDAISAVLVGTETEDLEAGQRKVLAILRGAADGSLPSELGSDAWVIKRNATRLLSALRAFLDRFVGPHEANLARRLEARIENGVAEDAVGLTAVDGVGPGRASKLSSAGLSTPRELVEADVDGLVAAGLSEGVAERVREDAQSLPSAVVEWGSFPETVATGESAVHEVTVRNVGEPARAGVRVTVNGVEMTKTTTYLRDTETVPVGVFGADEAELTFTVSVAFPEEPLVPREERRTVRVE, via the coding sequence ATGGAGGTCGCCGAGGTTCTACCCGAGTTCGCCGACGCGTTCGCGTTCGAGGAGTTCAACCGGATGCAACGCGAGGCGCTGCCCGCGCTGATCGAGCGTGAGGGGAACGTCGTCGCGAGCGCGCCGACCGCGTCGGGAAAGACCGCGCTCGCCGAACTCGCGATCTGTAAGGCCTTGGCCGACGGCGGGACGGCGCTGTTTATCGCGCCGCTGCGGGCGCTGACCAACGAGAAGGAAGCCGACTGGGACCGCTTCGAGGAGTTAGGATATTCGGTGTACGTCGTGACCGGCGAGCGCGATCTGAACCCTCGGCGCGCGCGACGCGCGGACATTCTCGTGATGACGCCCGAAAAGCTGGACTCGGCGACCCGAAAGCACGACACGAGACGGTACGACTTCGTGACCGAGATCGACGTCTGCGTCATCGACGAGGTCCACCTGTTAGACGCCGACCGACGGGGATCGGTGCTGGAGGTGACGATCTCGCGGCTGCGCCGACTCTGTGAGCCGCGGGTCGTCGCGCTGTCGGCGACCATGCCCAACGTCTCCGACGTGGCGGCGTGGCTCGATGCCGACACGGAGACGACCTTCGAGTTCGGCGACGAGTACCGGCCGGTCGACCTGAACGCAGGCGTCAAGACCTACACGCACGGCGAGAACTCCTTTGCGGACAAGTATCGCCGCCTCTACCGGGCGATCGACCTCGCCGAGCCTCACCTCCGCGAGGACGGCCAGGCGCTGGTCTTCGTCGCCTCGCGCCAGGACACGGTCCAGGCGGCCAAGAAGGCAAGAGACGAGATCGCAGAGCGCGACGTGCCGATGACGGCCCGCGCAGACTTTCACGACTACGACTTCCACGACGAGAAAGAGGAGGTAGAGAACGCAACGCTTCGCAAGTCGGTCACCGACGGGGTCGCCTTCCACCACGCAGGGCTCTCGAAGGGCGACCGGGACTTCGTCGAGAAGTGGTTCAAGCAGGGCGCCATCGAGTTGCTGTTCTCGACGTCGACGCTGGCCTGGGGCGTGAACCTCCCCGCACGCTGCGTCGTGATCCGCGATACGAAACTCCATGACCCCCTCGAGGGCGAGGTCGACATGAGCCCCTTAGACGTCCTCCAGATGCTCGGCCGGGCCGGCCGACCAGGCTACGACGATGTCGGCTACGGCTGGGTGGTCTGTGACGGTACAGAGGCCGACAAGTACCGTCGCCTGCTGCGGGATGGCAAGGAGATCGAGTCGCGCCTCGCCGAGAGTCTGGCGACGCATCTCAACGCGGAGATTGCGATGGGGACGATCACCGATCTCGAGGACGTGATGGACTGGCTCGAGACGACTTTCTACTACGTGCGCGGGCAGTCCAAACCCGAGGCGTACGACTTTCCGAACCTTCGCGAGCGTGTGCGGGACTGCCTCGAGGGACTGGTCGAGCGCGGCTTCGTCGAGACCGGCGAGGATCTCTCAATCGAGGCGACCCCCCGCGGGGTGCTCGCCTCGAAGTACTACCTGCGCCTCGAGACCGCGGCTGGCTTTGCGGCCCTCTGCGATCGAGTAGAGGCGACCGACGAGGAACTCGAGACCGACGCGATCCTCCGAGCGATCGCGACCGCCGGCGAGTTCGACTCCGTCTCTGCCAGACAGGCCGAGCGAGACGCTATCAGCGCGGTGCTGGTCGGCACGGAAACTGAGGATCTCGAGGCCGGACAGCGCAAGGTGCTTGCAATCTTGCGCGGGGCCGCGGACGGCTCGCTCCCCTCGGAGCTCGGCAGCGACGCCTGGGTTATCAAGCGAAACGCGACGCGGCTGCTCTCGGCGCTTCGTGCCTTCCTCGACCGGTTCGTCGGCCCCCACGAGGCGAACCTCGCACGCCGGCTCGAGGCGCGGATCGAGAACGGCGTCGCCGAGGATGCCGTCGGGCTGACCGCCGTCGATGGCGTCGGTCCCGGACGGGCGAGTAAGCTCTCGTCGGCCGGGCTCTCGACGCCCAGAGAGCTCGTCGAGGCCGACGTCGACGGCCTCGTCGCGGCGGGGCTCTCGGAAGGCGTCGCCGAGCGCGTCCGCGAGGACGCCCAGTCACTTCCCAGCGCGGTCGTCGAGTGGGGATCGTTCCCCGAGACGGTAGCGACGGGCGAGAGCGCCGTCCACGAGGTGACGGTTCGAAACGTCGGGGAGCCGGCGCGAGCCGGCGTCCGCGTGACGGTAAACGGCGTCGAGATGACGAAGACGACCACCTACCTCCGGGACACGGAGACGGTTCCGGTCGGCGTCTTCGGTGCCGACGAAGCAGAGCTGACGTTCACCGTGAGCGTGGCGTTTCCCGAGGAGCCGCTGGTCCCCCGGGAAGAGCGCCGGACGGTTCGCGTCGAGTAA